A stretch of Microbulbifer bruguierae DNA encodes these proteins:
- a CDS encoding PKD domain-containing protein → MMNSNKTFLMRKLSLTIQRAAVSTGVALALSVAPVVEAAPQEEYSWQNVRIDGGGFVPAIIFNRSEPNLIYARTDIGGAYRWNDANQEWKPLLDWVGWDKWGWNGVMSMATDPVDTNRVYAALGMYTNDWDPNNGAIARSTDRGETWQVTELPFKVGGNMPGRGMGERLRIDPNDNSIIYYGAELGEGLWRSTDYGVTWYEVQSFPNPGTYAADPDDEWGYGDKLQGVVWVTFDPTSGTSGEGSDVIYVGVADTTYSLYRSTDGGASWEVIPGAPSGFIPHKGVFDEVNGALYVAMSDTGGPYDGSTGAVWRFDVATETWSEISPMTAASGELYFGYSGLTIDRQNPETLMVASLNSWWPDMILFRTTDAGASWTRIWDWAGYPSRSKRYEMDISSVPWLHLGANPQPPEEALKLGWMNESVEIDPHNSDRFMYGTGATIYGANNLTNWDSDGIVTIEPMIKGLEETAVLDLASPPSGNANIFSALGDIGGFKHTDVDTVPDLMYQTPYLTSTTGIDFAALDPSIMVRVGNADTVHIGVSTSAGDSWWQGQEPSGVTGGGHVAMSANGGAIVWSPQGAGVHVSTTYGSSWTASSGVPAGARVESDRVNPQTFYAFSGGTFYVSQDGGVSFTTTAASGLPESGKFLAAPGNEGHIWLAGSAVNASAETVTGLWRSTDGGASFSKIASVEEGVNIGLGAAAPAGDYHTLYLVGTVDGVTGVFRSTNEGAAWVRINDDAHQYGNMGEAITGDPRIFGRVYLGTNGRGLLYADPTGGVIENTDPVAAVSATPVSGDAPLLVNFDGSNSSDADGDALSYSWSFGDGSSATGVTASHTYQMAGTYTATLTVNDGQGGGDSTSVSITANGVEPENTPPVAMVSASSTSGEAPVSVTFDASGSSDADGDTLSFSWDFGDGSTASGASVSHTYASAGNYTATLTASDGSASDSDTIAIEVTEPDDGGGNEGGGNEGGAGTASCDYIEGSHWGAGFVGSIRITNNGDTPIDGWQLTFSYSGSSRITNLWNANLSGSNPYTASGLGWNSVIQPGAYAEFGYQGEKLNSEPLEIPAISGDVCE, encoded by the coding sequence ATGATGAATTCAAATAAAACCTTTTTAATGCGCAAGCTTTCGCTAACCATTCAGCGCGCGGCTGTTAGTACCGGTGTCGCGCTGGCACTGTCGGTCGCGCCGGTGGTGGAGGCCGCGCCTCAGGAAGAGTACAGCTGGCAGAATGTGCGCATCGACGGTGGTGGTTTTGTGCCGGCGATCATTTTTAACCGCAGTGAGCCTAACCTGATTTATGCACGCACGGATATTGGCGGCGCCTATCGCTGGAATGACGCGAATCAGGAATGGAAACCTCTGCTGGACTGGGTCGGCTGGGACAAGTGGGGCTGGAACGGCGTCATGAGTATGGCTACAGACCCGGTGGATACCAACCGGGTTTACGCGGCGCTTGGCATGTACACCAACGATTGGGATCCGAACAATGGTGCCATCGCCCGCTCCACGGATCGCGGTGAAACCTGGCAGGTCACAGAACTGCCGTTCAAGGTGGGCGGCAATATGCCCGGGCGCGGTATGGGTGAGCGCCTGCGTATCGACCCCAATGACAACAGCATAATTTATTACGGGGCGGAACTGGGCGAGGGCCTGTGGCGCAGTACCGACTACGGGGTGACCTGGTATGAAGTACAGAGCTTTCCCAATCCCGGCACCTACGCTGCCGATCCCGATGACGAATGGGGATACGGGGATAAACTGCAGGGTGTGGTGTGGGTAACCTTCGACCCCACTTCCGGCACCAGTGGTGAAGGTTCCGATGTGATTTATGTGGGGGTCGCGGATACCACTTATTCCCTTTACCGCTCTACCGATGGTGGCGCCAGCTGGGAAGTGATCCCTGGTGCGCCCTCGGGGTTCATTCCCCACAAGGGCGTGTTCGACGAGGTCAACGGTGCGCTGTATGTGGCCATGAGCGATACCGGCGGCCCCTACGATGGCAGTACCGGCGCGGTATGGAGGTTCGACGTCGCCACGGAAACCTGGAGTGAAATCAGCCCCATGACCGCGGCCAGCGGCGAACTGTATTTTGGTTATTCCGGGCTGACCATCGACCGCCAGAACCCCGAGACGCTGATGGTGGCGTCACTCAATTCCTGGTGGCCGGACATGATCCTGTTCCGCACCACCGACGCCGGCGCCAGCTGGACGCGCATCTGGGATTGGGCGGGTTACCCGTCGCGTAGCAAGCGCTATGAGATGGATATCAGCTCGGTGCCCTGGCTGCACCTCGGCGCCAACCCACAGCCGCCGGAAGAAGCTCTCAAGCTGGGCTGGATGAACGAATCGGTGGAAATCGATCCGCACAATTCCGACCGCTTTATGTACGGCACAGGCGCCACCATTTACGGCGCCAACAATCTCACCAACTGGGACAGCGACGGTATTGTCACTATCGAGCCGATGATCAAGGGGCTGGAGGAAACCGCGGTGCTGGATCTCGCCAGCCCGCCCAGCGGTAACGCGAATATCTTCTCTGCGCTCGGGGATATCGGTGGTTTCAAACACACCGATGTGGATACGGTGCCGGATCTGATGTACCAGACGCCGTATCTGACCAGTACCACCGGAATCGATTTTGCGGCGCTGGATCCCAGCATCATGGTGCGGGTCGGCAATGCGGATACGGTGCATATCGGTGTCTCCACATCTGCCGGAGATAGCTGGTGGCAGGGGCAGGAGCCATCCGGGGTAACCGGTGGCGGCCATGTAGCAATGAGTGCAAATGGCGGTGCCATTGTGTGGAGTCCACAGGGGGCAGGCGTGCACGTATCCACAACCTATGGCAGCTCCTGGACCGCTTCCAGCGGTGTGCCAGCCGGTGCGCGGGTGGAGAGCGACCGGGTGAATCCGCAGACGTTCTACGCCTTTAGTGGGGGCACTTTCTACGTATCCCAGGATGGCGGTGTCAGCTTCACCACGACGGCCGCCAGCGGTTTGCCGGAATCGGGCAAGTTCCTGGCGGCGCCGGGTAATGAAGGTCATATCTGGCTTGCCGGCAGCGCCGTCAATGCCAGTGCGGAAACCGTTACCGGCCTGTGGCGCTCAACCGATGGCGGTGCCAGTTTTAGCAAAATCGCCAGCGTGGAAGAGGGGGTGAATATCGGCCTCGGCGCGGCGGCGCCCGCTGGTGATTATCACACCCTGTATCTGGTGGGTACGGTGGATGGCGTGACCGGTGTATTCCGCTCCACCAATGAGGGCGCAGCCTGGGTGCGGATCAACGATGACGCGCACCAGTACGGCAATATGGGAGAAGCGATTACCGGCGACCCGCGTATTTTTGGCCGTGTATATCTCGGTACCAATGGTCGCGGCTTGTTGTACGCGGATCCTACCGGTGGCGTGATTGAAAATACCGACCCGGTGGCAGCGGTCAGCGCGACCCCGGTGAGCGGTGATGCCCCGCTGCTGGTCAATTTCGACGGCAGTAATTCCAGCGATGCCGATGGCGATGCGCTGAGCTACAGCTGGAGCTTCGGCGACGGCAGTTCCGCTACCGGTGTCACCGCCAGCCATACCTACCAGATGGCCGGTACCTACACCGCGACACTGACCGTTAACGATGGCCAGGGCGGTGGTGACAGCACCAGCGTGTCGATTACCGCAAATGGGGTGGAACCGGAAAACACCCCGCCGGTTGCAATGGTTTCCGCAAGCTCTACCTCTGGTGAAGCACCGGTGTCGGTGACCTTCGATGCCTCGGGTTCCAGTGATGCCGATGGCGATACGCTCAGTTTCAGCTGGGATTTTGGCGATGGCAGCACCGCTAGTGGTGCCAGTGTCAGTCATACCTACGCCAGCGCCGGTAATTACACCGCGACCCTGACCGCCAGCGATGGCAGTGCCAGTGACAGCGATACCATCGCCATCGAAGTGACCGAGCCGGACGATGGTGGTGGTAACGAGGGCGGTGGCAATGAAGGCGGGGCCGGCACTGCCAGCTGTGACTATATCGAGGGCAGCCACTGGGGGGCCGGCTTTGTCGGCAGTATCCGTATCACCAATAACGGCGATACACCCATCGATGGCTGGCAGCTCACCTTCTCCTACAGTGGCAGCAGCCGCATCACCAACCTGTGGAATGCCAATCTGTCCGGCAGTAACCCCTACACCGCCTCCGGCCTTGGCTGGAACAGCGTGATTCAGCCTGGCGCCTATGCAGAATTCGGTTATCAGGGTGAGAAGCTCAATAGTGAACCGCTGGAAATTCCCGCAATCAGTGGCGATGTGTGTGAGTAA
- a CDS encoding cellulase family glycosylhydrolase: MENKNYQVGGRLWQRFAAAGLLFFAGHSWAGFSIDNGELLDGNGNPFVMRGVNHAHTWYTGRTEQALADIAAAGANAVRVVLASGGRWNRNDGADVARVIDQCKANALICVLEVHDATGWGEDSAAIHISEAAEYWVSADIVAAIRGQEDYVLINIANEPFGNFVSETNYVEGTTAAIQRLRNAGLTHTIVVDASSWGQDWENHMRGNAPQIFASDPLANVLFSVHMYQIYGDYNSVATYMQDFQDMGLPLLVGEFGHEHQGQPVDEDSILAEAEARGLGYLGWSWSGNTEPYLDMALNWDPNNLSAWGERLFNGSNGIAETAECATVFAGCGGSSSGGSSSSSSSSSSSSSSSSSSSGGSSSSSSSSSSSSGGSSSGSASGSSSGSSSGGGSSLSCSAGGLSDWGSGFVLGTVTVTNTGSEAVSDWSVALAFAQSVSISNAWSVQLTTASGSVIEGDSVSYNRSLQPGQSATFGMQGAPGNITLPECSVQ; this comes from the coding sequence ATGGAGAATAAAAATTATCAAGTTGGCGGAAGGCTGTGGCAAAGATTTGCCGCGGCAGGCCTGTTGTTTTTTGCGGGACATTCCTGGGCGGGTTTTTCCATTGACAACGGTGAGCTGCTGGATGGCAACGGTAACCCGTTTGTTATGCGCGGCGTCAATCACGCGCACACATGGTACACGGGCCGCACCGAGCAGGCTCTCGCAGATATTGCCGCTGCTGGCGCAAATGCGGTGAGGGTGGTGCTGGCATCGGGCGGGCGCTGGAATCGCAATGACGGTGCCGACGTGGCTCGGGTGATCGATCAATGCAAGGCGAATGCACTGATCTGTGTTTTGGAAGTGCATGACGCTACCGGTTGGGGTGAAGACAGTGCAGCCATTCATATTTCTGAAGCGGCCGAGTACTGGGTAAGTGCGGACATTGTCGCGGCCATTCGCGGACAGGAAGACTATGTCCTGATCAATATTGCCAATGAACCTTTCGGAAATTTCGTCTCCGAAACCAATTATGTGGAGGGCACTACCGCCGCTATCCAGCGCCTGCGCAATGCGGGCCTGACCCATACCATTGTGGTGGATGCTTCCAGCTGGGGGCAGGACTGGGAAAATCACATGCGCGGGAATGCACCGCAGATCTTTGCTTCAGACCCTCTCGCCAATGTGCTTTTTTCCGTGCACATGTATCAGATCTACGGCGATTACAACAGCGTTGCCACGTATATGCAGGATTTTCAGGATATGGGGTTGCCGCTGCTGGTCGGTGAATTCGGCCACGAGCACCAGGGGCAACCGGTGGATGAGGATTCCATTCTCGCGGAAGCCGAAGCGCGCGGGCTCGGTTATCTCGGTTGGTCCTGGTCCGGTAATACCGAGCCTTATCTGGATATGGCGCTCAACTGGGATCCCAACAATCTCTCTGCCTGGGGGGAACGGCTGTTTAACGGCAGCAACGGTATTGCCGAGACTGCGGAGTGCGCGACGGTATTTGCAGGCTGTGGGGGATCTTCCTCCGGTGGCTCTTCCAGCAGTTCGTCGAGTAGTTCGTCGAGTAGTTCATCCAGCAGTTCTTCTTCGGGAGGAAGCTCGTCCAGCTCTTCCTCCAGTTCGTCCTCCTCGGGCGGTTCTTCTTCCGGGTCTGCTTCCGGGTCTTCTTCTGGTTCGTCCTCTGGTGGAGGCAGTAGTCTCAGCTGCAGCGCGGGAGGCCTGAGTGACTGGGGTTCGGGTTTTGTGCTGGGTACGGTGACGGTCACCAACACTGGCAGTGAAGCGGTGAGTGATTGGTCGGTTGCGCTGGCGTTCGCGCAGTCGGTGTCCATCAGCAATGCCTGGAGCGTGCAGCTTACTACTGCAAGTGGCAGTGTCATCGAAGGTGATTCGGTGAGTTACAACCGCAGTCTTCAACCGGGGCAGAGTGCCACCTTTGGCATGCAGGGTGCGCCGGGAAATATCACGCTGCCCGAGTGTTCGGTGCAGTGA
- a CDS encoding family 43 glycosylhydrolase: protein MVDNSRRNLCKRLIAGAAAAPFAGAVASTVTANTKTDSEKCAASADGKAPVNWARGIEGQRKADLGNGTFINPVVPGDHPDPTILKDGDDYYMTFSSFYSYPGLIIWHSRDLVNWSPVGPSLFKPLGAIWAVDLCKHEDRYYIYIPANPDDKGWSIFVIWADDIRGPWSDPIDMRIQGCIDPGHIVGEDGHRYLFVNGIRKIRLSADGLSAAGELESAYDPWRYPEDWVVENFAPEGPKLLRRGDWFYLVTAVGGTAGPATGHMVIAARSKSIHGPWEHCPHNPLVRTVNEKEPWWSRGHATLVEGPNSGKGGDGDWWMVYHGYENGFRTLGRQTLLEPIEWTDDGWFRAIGGDLSRPLPIPGGKSRGTAGSALSDDFRDDRFGIQWAFHNPSADEMRRVHYEKDGLRIAARGASPADSAPLTCIVGDRAYEVEVAMELDGDAEGGLLLFYNHRAFVGLGFTREFIKTYQYAEEQSWFRQPAQTSSLRIKLLNHNNVVTYHYSRDGGETWHLHGHRMEVSGLHHNVFGGFLSLRVGLYSAGDGDVRFRRFRYRAV from the coding sequence ATGGTTGATAATTCCCGCCGCAACCTGTGCAAACGTCTGATCGCCGGGGCCGCAGCAGCGCCTTTTGCCGGCGCGGTTGCCAGCACCGTTACCGCGAACACAAAAACAGACAGCGAAAAGTGCGCGGCAAGCGCTGATGGTAAAGCGCCTGTGAATTGGGCCCGGGGAATCGAGGGGCAGAGAAAGGCGGATCTGGGTAACGGCACTTTTATCAATCCCGTCGTTCCCGGTGACCATCCGGACCCGACCATCCTCAAGGACGGCGACGACTATTACATGACCTTTTCGTCGTTCTATTCCTATCCCGGGCTGATTATCTGGCACTCCCGGGATCTGGTGAACTGGTCGCCGGTTGGACCTTCGCTGTTCAAGCCGCTGGGTGCCATCTGGGCGGTGGACCTGTGCAAGCACGAAGACCGCTACTACATCTATATTCCGGCCAACCCGGATGATAAGGGCTGGTCCATTTTTGTGATCTGGGCGGACGATATTCGCGGGCCCTGGAGCGATCCCATCGATATGCGTATTCAGGGGTGTATCGATCCCGGGCATATTGTGGGTGAAGACGGGCACCGGTACCTGTTCGTCAACGGCATCCGCAAAATCAGGCTGAGTGCCGACGGTCTATCTGCCGCCGGCGAATTGGAATCCGCCTACGATCCCTGGCGCTATCCGGAAGACTGGGTGGTGGAAAACTTCGCACCGGAAGGCCCGAAGCTGCTGCGCCGCGGCGACTGGTTTTATCTGGTCACTGCAGTGGGCGGCACTGCAGGTCCGGCCACCGGGCATATGGTGATTGCCGCGCGTTCCAAATCCATTCACGGCCCCTGGGAGCACTGCCCGCACAATCCGCTGGTGCGCACGGTGAATGAAAAGGAACCCTGGTGGTCCCGCGGCCACGCAACCCTGGTGGAGGGACCGAATAGCGGGAAGGGTGGGGACGGCGACTGGTGGATGGTGTATCACGGCTATGAAAACGGCTTTCGTACCCTGGGTCGCCAGACCTTGCTGGAACCCATTGAGTGGACCGACGATGGCTGGTTTCGCGCGATCGGCGGCGATCTTTCGCGTCCTCTGCCCATTCCCGGCGGCAAATCGCGGGGAACAGCGGGCAGTGCACTTTCCGACGATTTTCGGGATGACCGTTTCGGTATCCAGTGGGCCTTCCACAATCCTTCCGCGGATGAAATGCGGCGGGTTCATTATGAAAAGGACGGTCTGCGTATTGCGGCACGTGGCGCCTCGCCGGCGGATAGTGCGCCGCTCACCTGTATTGTCGGCGACCGCGCCTATGAAGTGGAAGTGGCGATGGAGCTGGACGGAGATGCCGAAGGTGGACTGCTGCTGTTTTACAACCACAGGGCCTTTGTCGGACTCGGTTTTACCCGGGAATTCATCAAGACCTATCAATACGCCGAGGAACAGAGCTGGTTCCGCCAGCCCGCGCAGACTTCCAGCCTGCGAATAAAACTGCTTAATCACAATAATGTGGTGACCTACCACTATTCCCGGGACGGTGGTGAAACCTGGCATTTGCACGGGCATCGCATGGAAGTCTCTGGCCTGCATCACAATGTGTTTGGCGGATTTCTCAGTCTCAGGGTCGGGTTGTACAGCGCTGGCGACGGTGATGTGCGTTTCCGACGTTTCCGTTATCGGGCGGTTTAG